From the Sphingobium sp. MI1205 genome, one window contains:
- a CDS encoding maleylacetate reductase, translated as MQLSFTYEANPGRTIFAPGSLASLGDELTRLGFSRALIICTPPQRDLAERINAMLGDRSAGIFDGALMHVPFETVVACRDVALKSLADCTVAIGGGSTTGLAKALALEDGLPIVAVPTTYAGSEMTPIWGMTKDRRKVTGRDKAVLPKTVIYDPELLVSLPASITGPSGLNAIAHAVEALYAPEANPITSLMAEEAIRAIGQGLPKSIETPNDIGARSSTLYGAWLAGATLGMVGMGLHHKICHTLGGTFDLPHADVHAIVLPYVAEFNASAAPGAMARVAMALGGLAASDAGRCLYDLRRKTCPKQSLASLGMAQSDIRHAAELASAGSYPNPRIASADDVERIIIEAFHGLQP; from the coding sequence ATGCAATTGAGTTTCACTTACGAGGCCAATCCAGGACGAACGATATTCGCGCCGGGTAGCCTGGCTTCGCTCGGCGATGAGCTTACGCGGCTTGGTTTCAGTCGTGCGCTGATCATCTGCACGCCGCCTCAGCGCGATTTGGCCGAGCGGATCAACGCGATGCTCGGCGATCGTAGTGCCGGAATCTTCGATGGCGCCCTGATGCACGTCCCATTCGAGACCGTCGTCGCCTGTCGAGACGTGGCGCTAAAGAGCTTGGCCGATTGCACGGTCGCAATCGGCGGTGGATCGACGACGGGTCTCGCCAAGGCTCTAGCGCTTGAAGACGGCCTTCCGATCGTGGCGGTCCCTACGACCTATGCAGGCTCCGAAATGACCCCGATTTGGGGAATGACGAAGGATCGGCGAAAGGTCACGGGGCGCGACAAGGCGGTACTGCCGAAAACGGTCATTTACGATCCGGAGCTGCTGGTGTCGCTGCCGGCTTCTATTACCGGGCCGTCCGGGCTCAATGCGATCGCGCACGCGGTTGAAGCTCTTTACGCGCCGGAAGCCAATCCCATCACGTCGCTAATGGCGGAGGAGGCGATCCGGGCGATCGGACAGGGCCTTCCGAAATCGATTGAGACGCCGAACGACATCGGCGCGCGCTCTTCGACGCTCTATGGCGCTTGGCTCGCCGGCGCGACACTCGGCATGGTTGGCATGGGCCTCCATCATAAGATTTGCCACACGCTTGGGGGTACGTTCGATCTGCCGCATGCCGATGTTCATGCGATCGTCCTTCCGTATGTCGCCGAGTTCAACGCGAGCGCCGCGCCTGGCGCGATGGCGCGCGTGGCGATGGCGTTGGGCGGCTTGGCGGCAAGCGACGCAGGACGGTGTCTTTACGATCTTCGCCGGAAAACGTGCCCAAAGCAGTCGCTTGCTAGTTTGGGAATGGCGCAATCCGATATTCGGCATGCCGCGGAACTGGCCAGCGCGGGCAGCTATCCAAACCCCAGGATCGCCTCGGCCGACGATGTCGAACGCATCATTATCGAGGCGTTTCACGGTCTGCAGCCCTGA
- a CDS encoding CoA-transferase, giving the protein MDSKIYGSAEQALSGLLSEGMTIMSGGFGLVGNPETLIDCAATTTMAG; this is encoded by the coding sequence TTGGATAGCAAAATATATGGCAGCGCCGAGCAGGCTTTATCAGGGCTGTTGAGCGAAGGCATGACAATCATGTCAGGCGGCTTCGGCCTCGTCGGTAATCCTGAAACCTTGATCGACTGCGCGGCGACAACTACGATGGCCGGTTGA